Proteins from one Chroococcidiopsis sp. CCMEE 29 genomic window:
- the rnhA gene encoding ribonuclease HI, with translation MPNSRTIQSIYTDGACTGNPGPGGWGVVVYFTDGSVYELGGSEAQTTNNRMEMQAAIAALKVWAAAQKTETVTLYTDSEYLIKGVTQWIKGWKNKGWKTSQGKPVLNQDLWETLDQLNSPRVKWQYVRGHAGNVGNERCDTIARAFANGKSVSLQALPPLMGDTATLDKRLAVAELPDLNSSHQIIYKNRQNSHLDSDTTIMDSTTPSPTATIEELPREIRVAQLRSLVETLRIADEIAAKGYLITSSELADLMDVHASAVTSRGDEWRWRNWIVSRVRREGNQILWELERADSLNSAENDNSDPAIE, from the coding sequence ATGCCTAACTCCCGTACAATCCAAAGCATATACACGGATGGAGCCTGCACTGGCAACCCGGGTCCCGGTGGTTGGGGTGTAGTAGTCTATTTCACGGATGGCTCAGTTTATGAACTAGGGGGCAGTGAAGCGCAAACCACTAATAATCGCATGGAGATGCAAGCAGCGATCGCTGCTTTGAAAGTCTGGGCGGCAGCTCAAAAAACTGAAACCGTCACCCTCTACACTGATAGCGAGTACCTGATTAAAGGCGTTACCCAGTGGATTAAAGGTTGGAAAAACAAAGGTTGGAAAACATCGCAGGGTAAACCCGTACTCAACCAAGACCTGTGGGAAACTCTAGATCAACTTAATAGCCCACGGGTGAAATGGCAATACGTCAGAGGACATGCCGGTAACGTTGGCAACGAACGCTGTGATACGATCGCCCGTGCCTTTGCCAATGGCAAATCCGTATCTTTACAAGCATTACCCCCACTGATGGGCGACACAGCCACTCTAGACAAGCGTCTAGCTGTAGCAGAATTACCTGATTTAAACAGCAGCCATCAGATAATTTACAAAAATAGACAAAACAGCCACCTCGACTCGGATACGACCATTATGGATTCAACTACCCCCTCCCCTACTGCGACAATCGAAGAATTACCCCGCGAGATCAGGGTGGCTCAACTCCGCAGCCTGGTTGAAACTCTCCGGATTGCCGACGAAATTGCTGCGAAAGGTTACTTGATCACCAGTTCTGAACTCGCTGATTTGATGGATGTCCATGCCAGCGCTGTTACTAGCCGAGGGGATGAGTGGCGTTGGCGTAACTGGATTGTCTCACGAGTGCGACGAGAAGGAAATCAGATTCTCTGGGAACTGGAACGGGCAGACTCGCTTAACTCGGCTGAGAACGATAACTCCGACCCCGCCATTGAGTAG
- the cruF gene encoding gamma-carotene 1'-hydroxylase CruF yields the protein MKQLVRAERFCLIGHILSKAFGLAGLLLVIPHADVILNLAVAGQSAFQWSVEKSLAGGGVADILLGTVAVSIYAYRTLGLKSWLAFMLPAMCISLGSELLGTSTGFPFGDYSYLSGLGYKIAGLVPFTIPLSWFYMGLSSYLIASVALNTVKPSWLRQAVAILLGAMLFTAWDFCLEPAMSQTTFPFWYWSQPGAFFGTPLQNYAGWFGTSALFMSVAALLWRNTPLQLERSQLSMPLVVYLSNIAFAAVMSLAAGFWVPVLLGLGLGAAPILVLWWMAQPGSANTAIEEATGISVAPPVKVALK from the coding sequence ATGAAGCAACTTGTAAGAGCTGAGCGCTTCTGCTTGATTGGTCATATTTTGTCAAAGGCTTTTGGACTAGCAGGCTTGCTGTTAGTCATCCCTCATGCCGATGTGATTTTAAACTTAGCTGTGGCTGGACAATCCGCCTTTCAGTGGAGTGTGGAAAAATCCCTGGCTGGGGGTGGAGTGGCTGATATCCTCTTAGGAACAGTAGCTGTCTCTATTTATGCCTACCGCACTTTAGGACTGAAATCCTGGTTAGCATTTATGCTGCCAGCTATGTGTATCTCGTTAGGAAGTGAGTTATTAGGAACCAGTACCGGCTTTCCATTTGGTGACTACAGCTACTTAAGTGGTTTGGGCTATAAGATTGCTGGGTTAGTGCCTTTTACAATTCCCTTGTCCTGGTTCTATATGGGGCTTTCTTCCTACTTAATTGCTAGTGTAGCTTTGAATACTGTTAAACCAAGTTGGCTGCGGCAAGCGGTTGCTATCCTGTTGGGAGCAATGCTCTTCACTGCCTGGGATTTCTGCCTTGAGCCAGCAATGAGTCAAACCACTTTTCCTTTTTGGTATTGGTCACAACCAGGAGCTTTCTTTGGTACACCGTTACAAAACTATGCTGGTTGGTTCGGCACTAGCGCCTTATTTATGAGTGTGGCAGCACTGTTGTGGAGAAATACACCGCTGCAATTAGAGCGATCGCAATTGAGTATGCCATTGGTTGTTTATTTGAGTAACATTGCCTTCGCCGCAGTAATGAGCCTTGCAGCTGGGTTTTGGGTTCCTGTATTGCTGGGCTTAGGCTTGGGCGCTGCTCCAATTTTAGTCCTCTGGTGGATGGCACAACCAGGATCGGCAAACACTGCGATTGAAGAAGCGACTGGCATTTCAGTGGCTCCTCCCGTCAAAGTGGCCTTGAAGTAA
- a CDS encoding penicillin-binding protein 2 yields MAASLGLAVNLFKLQVVRAPELVGKARQQQMVYLRPFIPRRPVVDRNHNVLAMERPVYTLYAHPKLFNLSKEAIATKLAPILNRSPAELVKQFNTRNSGIKIALALSEEIADQIALLRLNGLEMIQQYSRLYPQHNLVADVVGYVDADRRGQAGVEYSQENLLERSVKTIRLRQTGNGALMSTNVPKGFVHADDLRLQLTLDIRLQRAAQYSLQQQLQKFNAKRGSVIVMDARDGSILTMVSEPSYDPNEYYKSDVGLFKNWILSDLYEPGSTFKPLNVAIALETGAIAPNSVFNDSGTIKVGGWTIKNAEKGHEGALSVAQILQYSSNIGMVQMIQRIKPADYYSWLQKLGLGQAVRIDLPFEAKSQIKSQKQFISSPIEPATASFGQGFSLTPIQLVQLHAALANGGKLVTPHVVRGLFDTKGQVHWQPTLPAPRQVFSPKTTQTVLEMMETVVTQGTGKTAQIASYRIAGKTGTAQKAGPRGGYYSGAKITSFVGILPVESPRYVVLAVVDEPTKGIIFGSTVAAPVVKSVMEALITIEQMPPSQPESKLTSSP; encoded by the coding sequence ATGGCTGCTAGTTTGGGGTTGGCAGTAAACTTATTTAAGTTACAAGTAGTTCGGGCACCCGAACTAGTGGGGAAAGCACGTCAACAGCAGATGGTTTATTTGCGACCATTTATTCCCCGCCGTCCCGTGGTTGATCGCAATCACAATGTGTTGGCGATGGAGCGACCGGTTTATACGCTATATGCGCATCCCAAACTATTCAACTTGTCCAAAGAAGCGATCGCTACTAAGTTGGCTCCCATTCTCAATCGCTCACCTGCTGAATTGGTGAAGCAGTTTAACACCCGCAACAGTGGGATTAAGATTGCCCTGGCTCTATCAGAAGAGATTGCCGATCAAATCGCGCTGCTGCGGCTCAATGGTTTAGAGATGATTCAACAGTACTCTCGCCTCTATCCTCAACATAACCTGGTTGCAGACGTGGTGGGCTATGTCGATGCCGATCGTCGCGGTCAAGCAGGTGTCGAGTATAGCCAGGAGAATTTGCTGGAACGCTCTGTCAAAACAATACGCCTTAGGCAGACGGGAAACGGAGCATTAATGAGCACTAATGTGCCAAAGGGATTTGTGCATGCTGACGACCTGCGATTGCAACTAACACTTGACATTCGGTTGCAGCGAGCCGCCCAATATAGCCTCCAGCAACAGCTGCAAAAATTCAATGCCAAGCGTGGCAGCGTGATCGTGATGGATGCGCGAGATGGTTCCATCCTCACAATGGTGTCGGAACCTTCCTATGACCCGAATGAGTATTATAAGTCCGATGTAGGGCTGTTCAAAAACTGGATCTTGTCAGATCTTTATGAACCGGGTTCGACATTCAAACCTTTAAATGTGGCGATCGCCCTAGAAACGGGTGCGATCGCACCGAATAGCGTGTTCAATGACTCGGGCACGATTAAAGTGGGTGGTTGGACGATCAAAAATGCTGAGAAAGGGCATGAAGGGGCGCTCTCTGTGGCTCAAATTTTGCAATATTCCAGCAACATTGGCATGGTGCAAATGATCCAACGCATCAAGCCAGCCGACTACTACAGCTGGTTGCAAAAGTTGGGGCTAGGGCAAGCTGTGCGGATAGATTTGCCCTTTGAAGCAAAAAGTCAAATCAAAAGCCAAAAGCAGTTCATTTCTTCCCCAATCGAACCAGCAACGGCATCCTTTGGTCAGGGATTTTCCCTCACGCCCATTCAGTTGGTGCAACTCCACGCTGCTTTAGCCAATGGTGGTAAACTGGTCACCCCCCACGTAGTGCGCGGTCTATTCGACACCAAGGGTCAAGTGCACTGGCAGCCCACACTCCCAGCGCCACGACAGGTATTTTCACCGAAGACAACACAGACTGTGCTAGAGATGATGGAAACGGTGGTAACGCAAGGAACAGGGAAAACAGCGCAAATTGCTAGCTATCGCATCGCTGGTAAAACCGGCACTGCTCAAAAGGCTGGTCCTAGAGGTGGATACTACAGCGGTGCCAAAATTACAAGTTTTGTTGGCATCTTACCAGTAGAATCCCCCCGGTACGTGGTGTTAGCAGTAGTGGATGAGCCGACGAAAGGCATTATCTTTGGTTCCACCGTCGCCGCCCCAGTTGTCAAGTCAGTCATGGAAGCGCTGATTACAATTGAGCAGATGCCACCTAGCCAACCCGAATCTAAACTGACTTCTAGCCCTTAA
- the hpsB gene encoding hormogonium polysaccharide secretion pseudopilin HpsB yields the protein MNADNYRFSSQSSQSGFTIVECLVAMVVVSILMAAIAPVIALSVGNRVQARRVELATQAAKTYVDGVRTGAIAPPSHTVVLNEVDRNKNFTFQRTRFSGEAPPSTATGLSCPTTQADYPYCSPTPTSSLYCIDLDGDGCSSNSFRDLIVQAFRSITPSSTDASKGYLLGVRVYRADAFSDSTPLIISNPQNKRTQASFTGGLGNRKAPLVEMTTEIVPKKATFKDFCDRLGGCN from the coding sequence ATGAATGCAGATAATTATCGATTTTCCTCTCAGTCTAGCCAGTCTGGTTTCACCATTGTTGAGTGTTTGGTGGCTATGGTGGTGGTTTCTATCTTGATGGCAGCGATCGCACCGGTAATTGCTCTTTCGGTGGGTAACCGAGTGCAGGCTAGGCGGGTGGAACTGGCAACTCAAGCTGCTAAAACTTACGTTGATGGCGTGAGGACTGGTGCGATCGCTCCTCCCAGTCACACAGTTGTACTCAACGAGGTGGATAGGAACAAGAATTTCACTTTTCAGCGGACTCGATTCTCTGGAGAGGCTCCTCCCTCAACGGCAACAGGTTTATCCTGCCCGACTACTCAAGCAGATTATCCTTACTGTTCGCCCACTCCCACATCAAGTTTATATTGCATCGATTTGGATGGCGATGGCTGTAGTAGTAATAGTTTTAGAGATCTGATAGTTCAAGCGTTTCGCAGCATTACCCCAAGTTCAACTGATGCTAGTAAGGGGTACCTGCTAGGAGTGCGGGTTTATCGAGCTGATGCCTTTAGTGATAGCACTCCTCTAATTATTAGCAATCCACAAAACAAAAGAACGCAGGCGTCTTTTACGGGGGGGCTGGGCAATCGCAAAGCGCCATTAGTGGAAATGACAACTGAAATTGTGCCAAAAAAAGCTACGTTTAAAGATTTCTGCGATCGCCTAGGTGGTTGTAATTAA
- a CDS encoding type II secretion system protein translates to MPHLSAQARLTPTQRQSNSGFTLIETFIVILIVGILAVIAAPSWLAFVDARRLNVAQDQVYRTMREAQSNAKRDKVTWQASFRENNGVVQSTVYPANTSLPVAAWQSFDPTIRIVDPVINPKDPKETTLDFDKSSKLWRIQFNYKGNPNGQIGKITLSTRSGQAKSCVIVSTLLGAMRTARNERCSN, encoded by the coding sequence TTGCCGCACCTATCCGCTCAGGCAAGGCTTACACCAACGCAACGACAATCTAACTCTGGATTTACCCTAATAGAAACATTTATCGTCATACTCATCGTAGGAATTTTAGCGGTGATCGCTGCTCCCAGCTGGCTAGCGTTTGTTGATGCTCGTCGCCTCAATGTTGCCCAAGACCAAGTTTACCGCACCATGCGTGAAGCTCAGAGTAATGCCAAGCGAGATAAAGTTACTTGGCAAGCTAGCTTTCGAGAAAATAATGGGGTTGTGCAGTCTACCGTTTACCCAGCAAATACTAGCCTTCCTGTGGCAGCTTGGCAAAGCTTTGATCCCACTATTCGGATAGTAGACCCAGTTATCAACCCCAAAGATCCGAAAGAGACTACACTCGATTTCGATAAATCAAGCAAGCTCTGGAGAATTCAATTCAACTACAAGGGTAATCCAAATGGTCAAATAGGAAAAATTACCCTATCCACTCGCAGTGGACAAGCCAAAAGTTGTGTGATTGTTTCCACCCTTTTGGGAGCCATGCGAACGGCTAGAAATGAGCGCTGTTCCAATTAG
- the glgB gene encoding 1,4-alpha-glucan branching enzyme: MSMTIAPEQVERIVWNQHHDPFEVLGSHPIEQDGKTVWVVRAYLPTASAAWVILPEERQEYLMQAVHHPHFFECTIDTPELANYQLRIQEGEHERVMYDPYAFRSPRLTEFDLHLFAEGNHHRIYEKLGAHPTEINGVEGVYFAVWAPNARNVSVLGDFNYWDGRKNQMRKGATGIWELFIPGLAVGDRYKYEIKNQDGHIYEKSDPYGFQQEVRPKTASIVTDLDAYSWNDQDWMEQRRHSDPLTQPISVYEVHLGSWLHASSAEPAELLNGETEPVVVVSELKPGARFLTYRELAERLIPYVKELGYTHIELLPIAEHPFDGSWGYQVTGYYACTSRYGSSEDLMYFIDQCHQNGIGVIVDWVPGHFPKDGHGLAFFDGSHLYEHADPRKGEHKEWGTLVFNYNRHEVRNFLVANALFWFDKYHIDGMRVDAVASMLYLDYCRKEGEWLPNQYGGRENLEAADFLRQANHVIFSYFPGVLSIAEESTSWPMVTWPTYMGGLGFNLKWNMGWMHDMLDYFSMDPWFRQFHQNNLTFSMWYHHSENYMLALSHDEVVHGKSNIIGKMPGDRWQKFANVRCLFAYMFAHPGKKTLFMGMEFGQWSEWNVWGDLEWQLLQYDSHQQLKRFMQDLNHLYRQESALYTQDFSEEGFEWIDCSDNRHSVVSFIRRGKDTDDFIITVCNFTPQPHSHYRIGVPELGFYTELFNSDAREYGGSNLGNLGGKWTDEWSYHNHPYSIDLCLPPLGVLILKLDRQKMAAAMQ, translated from the coding sequence ATGTCTATGACCATCGCCCCAGAACAGGTTGAACGCATTGTTTGGAACCAACATCATGACCCGTTTGAAGTTCTAGGTTCCCATCCTATAGAGCAGGATGGCAAAACTGTCTGGGTAGTGCGAGCCTACTTACCAACTGCCAGTGCAGCATGGGTGATCCTGCCGGAGGAACGACAGGAATATCTGATGCAAGCGGTGCATCATCCCCACTTTTTTGAATGCACGATTGACACACCAGAACTAGCGAACTATCAGCTGCGGATTCAGGAAGGCGAACACGAACGCGTAATGTACGATCCTTATGCCTTCCGTTCTCCGCGTCTGACGGAGTTTGACTTGCATCTGTTTGCCGAAGGCAATCATCACCGGATTTATGAGAAATTAGGAGCGCACCCCACGGAAATAAATGGCGTTGAGGGCGTTTATTTTGCCGTTTGGGCACCCAATGCCCGTAATGTTTCGGTTTTGGGAGATTTTAACTACTGGGACGGGCGTAAAAACCAGATGCGTAAAGGTGCCACGGGGATTTGGGAATTGTTTATACCCGGACTGGCAGTGGGCGATCGCTACAAATACGAAATCAAAAACCAGGACGGACACATCTATGAAAAATCTGATCCCTACGGTTTCCAACAAGAAGTCCGCCCCAAAACTGCCTCCATTGTTACAGATTTGGATGCCTACAGTTGGAACGACCAAGACTGGATGGAGCAGCGGCGCCACAGCGATCCCCTGACTCAGCCGATCTCAGTCTACGAAGTGCATTTAGGCTCTTGGCTCCATGCCTCCTCAGCTGAACCAGCCGAGTTGCTCAATGGTGAAACCGAGCCGGTTGTCGTTGTATCAGAACTCAAACCGGGGGCGCGGTTCCTTACCTACCGGGAACTTGCAGAACGGCTTATCCCTTACGTTAAAGAGCTAGGATACACCCATATTGAACTGCTGCCGATCGCTGAGCATCCCTTTGATGGTTCTTGGGGTTATCAGGTAACAGGGTACTATGCCTGTACCTCCCGCTATGGCAGTTCTGAAGATTTGATGTATTTCATTGACCAGTGCCATCAAAACGGGATTGGGGTAATTGTTGATTGGGTTCCCGGTCACTTTCCCAAAGATGGTCATGGTTTGGCTTTCTTCGATGGCTCCCACCTTTACGAACATGCTGACCCGCGCAAGGGCGAACACAAAGAGTGGGGAACGCTGGTTTTCAACTACAACCGCCATGAAGTCAGGAATTTTTTGGTAGCGAACGCCCTGTTCTGGTTTGACAAGTACCACATCGATGGGATGCGAGTAGATGCGGTGGCATCGATGCTCTACCTAGATTATTGTCGGAAGGAAGGTGAATGGCTTCCCAACCAGTACGGCGGCAGAGAAAACCTGGAAGCCGCTGATTTCCTGCGTCAGGCGAACCACGTCATTTTTAGCTACTTCCCTGGCGTTCTCTCGATTGCCGAAGAGTCTACCTCCTGGCCGATGGTGACTTGGCCAACCTACATGGGAGGACTAGGCTTTAACTTAAAGTGGAACATGGGCTGGATGCACGATATGCTGGACTACTTTAGCATGGACCCTTGGTTCCGCCAGTTCCACCAGAACAACCTCACGTTTAGTATGTGGTACCACCATAGCGAGAACTATATGCTAGCTCTATCTCACGATGAGGTGGTACATGGCAAGAGCAATATAATTGGCAAGATGCCGGGGGATAGGTGGCAGAAGTTTGCTAACGTCCGCTGTTTATTCGCCTATATGTTCGCCCACCCAGGCAAGAAAACTTTGTTCATGGGTATGGAGTTTGGACAGTGGAGTGAATGGAATGTCTGGGGTGATTTAGAGTGGCAGCTGCTACAGTATGATTCACATCAACAGCTAAAGCGGTTTATGCAAGATCTCAACCATCTTTACCGCCAGGAATCAGCTTTGTACACTCAGGATTTTTCTGAGGAGGGGTTTGAGTGGATTGATTGTAGCGACAACCGCCATAGTGTGGTTTCCTTTATTCGCCGTGGCAAGGATACTGATGATTTCATTATCACGGTTTGCAACTTTACACCTCAGCCGCATTCGCATTACCGCATTGGCGTACCGGAATTGGGATTTTATACAGAATTATTTAATAGTGATGCCCGCGAGTACGGCGGTAGCAATTTAGGTAATCTTGGCGGCAAATGGACCGATGAATGGTCTTACCATAATCACCCCTACTCAATTGACCTCTGTTTGCCACCTTTAGGAGTGCTAATTTTGAAGCTGGATCGGCAGAAAATGGCAGCGGCAATGCAGTAG
- the rpmA gene encoding 50S ribosomal protein L27, with product MAHKKGTGSTRNGRDSNAQRLGVKRYGGQTVLAGNILVRQRGTKFHPGNNVGRGSDDTLFALINGVVAFERKGKNRQKVSVYPAPTAAVVSPETEAETVVS from the coding sequence ATGGCTCATAAAAAAGGAACTGGTAGTACTCGCAACGGTCGTGACTCTAATGCCCAGCGGCTTGGCGTCAAACGCTACGGTGGTCAGACTGTTCTAGCTGGAAACATTCTCGTGCGTCAGCGCGGCACTAAGTTTCACCCAGGCAATAATGTCGGTCGTGGCAGTGATGATACCCTTTTTGCCTTAATCAATGGCGTGGTGGCATTTGAAAGAAAAGGTAAAAACCGGCAAAAGGTGAGCGTCTATCCAGCGCCTACAGCAGCTGTAGTTTCACCTGAAACCGAAGCCGAAACGGTTGTTTCTTAA
- the hpsC gene encoding hormogonium polysaccharide secretion pseudopilin HpsC, producing MIDSLKWLLNIQRKRSRLTQVASGFTLVELLVAMMISTIVITTLLTFVTNMIDTERREQAKATTEQEVQAALDYIADDLQEAVYIYDADGINAIKSQLPNPGAKDRVPVLVFWKRLFLPKDSEVTLSKGNSTKVGCLAKIPGTNTCNERDYFVYSLVAYYLIKNNNSKDSIWSSTARIGRFEVQDGISNPNIPNSYLKDKDPGFKLFDLSLPGNIKDKMNAWTKDSSNYDLRKNKIETLVDYIDQSKESGVPTPVNCEITTSAEAQQVPENDANPLGIYSFYACVDSSRNLAQVYLRGNALARIHQNAMYSNDQSVYFPTVNVQVQSWGTIN from the coding sequence ATGATTGATTCGCTCAAATGGCTTCTGAATATTCAGCGGAAACGCTCTCGGTTGACTCAAGTAGCTAGTGGCTTTACCTTGGTTGAACTGCTAGTAGCTATGATGATTTCTACCATAGTAATCACCACTTTGCTGACGTTTGTAACCAACATGATAGACACGGAACGCCGGGAACAAGCAAAAGCAACCACTGAGCAAGAAGTCCAAGCAGCCCTTGACTACATTGCTGATGATTTACAAGAAGCAGTCTACATTTATGATGCAGACGGAATCAACGCAATCAAGAGTCAACTACCCAATCCTGGAGCTAAAGATAGAGTACCTGTACTCGTATTTTGGAAGCGCTTATTCTTACCTAAGGATAGTGAAGTTACCTTAAGTAAGGGAAATTCTACCAAGGTAGGTTGCTTAGCTAAAATTCCTGGTACTAATACCTGTAATGAAAGAGATTACTTTGTTTATTCTTTAGTAGCTTACTATCTAATCAAAAACAATAACTCTAAGGATTCTATCTGGTCTAGTACTGCTCGAATTGGTAGGTTTGAAGTTCAGGATGGAATTTCAAACCCCAATATTCCCAACAGTTATCTTAAAGATAAAGATCCTGGTTTCAAACTATTTGATCTGTCACTCCCAGGTAACATCAAAGATAAGATGAATGCCTGGACAAAGGATAGTTCAAATTACGATCTACGTAAAAATAAAATTGAAACTCTAGTTGATTATATTGACCAAAGCAAAGAGTCTGGAGTTCCAACACCAGTAAATTGTGAAATTACTACTTCAGCAGAAGCACAACAAGTTCCAGAAAATGATGCCAATCCCCTTGGAATATACAGCTTTTATGCCTGTGTGGATTCATCCAGAAACTTGGCGCAAGTTTATTTAAGAGGAAATGCGCTGGCTCGGATTCATCAAAATGCTATGTATAGTAACGATCAATCTGTCTATTTCCCTACTGTAAATGTGCAGGTACAAAGCTGGGGAACAATCAACTAA
- a CDS encoding glycosyltransferase family 2 protein, translated as MADWLTLESAFSLGLLLVQLPATAVLLSRLFKGPSRQPPIEPGSPTPELLGSVSVVVPTLNEAERITPCLAGLSRQSYEVREITIVDSNSKDATPDLVKAAQQKDPRFRLMTDDPLPSGWVGRPWALHNGFLHSSQECEWFLGIDADTQPNPGLVAALVKSAQAGGYDLVSLSPQFILQYPGECWLQPALLITLLYRFDPAGVNTKVAERVMANGQCFLCRRSVLTQLGGYTSARSSFCDDVTLARNIAAQGFKVGFLDGAKVLKVRMYEGALETWKEWGRSLDLKDASSSAQLWGDLWLLLAVQGLPLPATLGLLSYQLSALTCVRAGLTSTFGGILDISFNPPLHLLTCVRAGLTSTVGGILDISFNPPLHLLTCVRAGLVSTVGGILDISFNPPLHLTTHSLALGLNLFLLAIRFALLLVIAPSYDRTQAKGSWLFWLSPLADPLAVLRIFVSAFRTPTQWRGRSYRSQPS; from the coding sequence GTGGCTGATTGGTTGACATTAGAAAGCGCGTTCTCACTGGGACTTTTACTCGTTCAATTACCGGCAACGGCGGTTTTGCTCTCACGCCTGTTTAAAGGTCCTAGTCGCCAACCTCCCATTGAGCCAGGCTCTCCGACTCCAGAGCTGTTAGGGAGCGTCAGCGTTGTGGTTCCTACCTTAAATGAAGCTGAGCGGATTACCCCCTGTTTGGCTGGGTTAAGTCGGCAAAGCTACGAAGTGCGAGAAATTACTATCGTAGACAGCAACTCTAAAGACGCCACCCCAGATCTAGTGAAGGCAGCGCAACAAAAAGACCCGCGCTTTCGCCTGATGACGGACGATCCCCTTCCCTCTGGCTGGGTAGGACGTCCTTGGGCTTTACATAACGGCTTTTTGCACAGCTCACAGGAGTGTGAGTGGTTCTTAGGAATTGACGCTGATACTCAGCCTAACCCTGGTCTAGTTGCTGCTTTGGTGAAGTCGGCGCAGGCTGGAGGTTACGATCTAGTGTCTCTCTCGCCTCAATTCATCCTTCAGTATCCAGGAGAGTGCTGGTTGCAACCGGCGCTGTTAATTACCTTGCTCTACCGATTTGACCCGGCTGGCGTAAATACTAAGGTAGCTGAAAGGGTAATGGCAAATGGACAGTGTTTTTTGTGCCGTCGCTCTGTATTAACTCAGTTAGGGGGCTATACCAGTGCTAGAAGTTCTTTTTGTGATGATGTCACTTTGGCACGGAACATAGCGGCTCAGGGTTTCAAGGTAGGGTTTTTGGATGGTGCCAAGGTGCTGAAGGTGCGGATGTATGAGGGAGCTCTTGAAACGTGGAAAGAGTGGGGGCGATCGCTCGATCTCAAAGATGCATCTTCCTCCGCTCAACTGTGGGGTGATTTATGGCTGCTGCTAGCAGTTCAAGGTCTACCCCTACCTGCGACTCTGGGTTTACTGAGCTATCAGCTTTCAGCCCTCACTTGTGTACGGGCGGGTTTAACTAGCACGTTTGGGGGGATACTAGATATCTCGTTCAACCCGCCCCTACATCTGCTTACTTGTGTACGGGCGGGTTTAACTAGCACGGTTGGGGGGATACTAGATATCTCGTTCAACCCGCCCCTACATCTGCTTACTTGTGTACGGGCGGGTTTGGTCAGCACGGTTGGGGGCATATTAGATATCTCGTTCAACCCGCCCCTACATCTCACTACTCACTCTCTAGCGCTAGGGTTGAATTTATTTCTACTGGCGATTCGCTTTGCTTTGCTGTTGGTGATCGCTCCTTCCTATGACCGCACCCAAGCAAAAGGCAGCTGGCTGTTCTGGCTTTCCCCCCTAGCCGATCCCTTAGCCGTGCTGCGAATTTTCGTGTCTGCTTTTCGCACCCCTACTCAATGGCGGGGTCGGAGTTATCGTTCTCAGCCGAGTTAA